A genome region from Triticum aestivum cultivar Chinese Spring chromosome 2B, IWGSC CS RefSeq v2.1, whole genome shotgun sequence includes the following:
- the LOC123047123 gene encoding zinc finger BED domain-containing protein RICESLEEPER 2 produces the protein MASSETSAAPAARSSDLAGHSTTPDATLDTSAEASQGAADGSVRVGTKRRKLPSFIWSDFENVFVDGEWKADCIYCAEILPAEAAGGTSHLEDHLMSCADWQALAAPQESRLSKAFDDGEADWEDVLFDQAVARKQLAMMICAHDYPLSIVDHAGFQKLCYALQPTFQMVSRNDIRKDILGMYAAEKDKMVKYFANFKGRVAITTDMWTAEHQKRGYMVVTAHFLDESWQLKSFMLRFVYVPVPHNATVICQALHESLVEWHLERKMSTVTLDNCTPNDEGMEHLPDKLDLRSLLLEGKYLHMRCGAHMLNLIVKDGMDLMEKGIERVRDSVAYWSATPGRHEKFEKMAGTLNIEYKERLFLDCKTRWNSTYRMLTIALEYIEIFETLKTREKSFSCCPTKDDWKFAKEVCDRLKIFYDVSESFSGTKYVTANMFFRKICCIQLAIRKWVASDNELVQTMSEEMKWKFDKYWKDVLDLMSVATVLDPRYKLHMLQAIFGSLYGTEYAAVEVEKTRKLMADLLKQYQEADGVVATSEPVSTAAAEAGGEIDIMDIFDRYMSSRPTIGASPVQTELDLYLEEQIIRRIPDEDIITWWKYGGAKYPTLQRIARDILPIPASAVISESAFNTNGRLLSPHRGQLAPSMVEALMCMKAWSRADMIGDGNSTLCAVFQSVLDDDEEMMNDSESMITED, from the exons ATGGCATCTTCTGAAACTAGCGCCGCACCGGCAGCACGGAGCTCAGATTTGGCTGGACATTCAACAACTCCAGATGCTACGCTGGACACTAGCGCCGAAGCATCACAAGGTGCCGCTGATGGGTCTGTCAGAGTTGGCACTAAGAGAAGAAAGCTTCCATCATTCATATGGAGCGATTTTGAGAACGTGTTTGTTGACGGGGAATGGAAAGCCGACTGCATCTATTGCGCCGAAATTCTTCCTGCAGAAGCTGCCGGTGGCACTTCACACCTGGAGGACCACCTGATGTCGTGTGCTGATTGGCAGGCACTGGCAGCCCCACAGGAATCAAGGTTGTCAAAGGCTTTTGACGATGGGGAAGCCGATTGGGAGGATGTTCTGTTTGATCAAGCTGTTGCCAGGAAACAGCTTGCGATGATGATCTGTGCCCATGATTACCCTCTGTCTATCGTCGATCATGCGGGTTTTCAAAAGCTGTGTTATGCATTACAACCAACGTTTCAGATGGTATCAAGAAATGACATTAGAAAAGATATCTTGGGTATGTATGCAGCCGAGAAGGATAagatggtgaagtattttgcaaaCTTTAAAGGTCGAGTTGCCATTACTACGGACATGTGGACTGCAGAACATCAGAAGAGAGGTTACATGGTAGTCACTGCACATTTCCTCGATGAATCTTGGCAACTCAAGAGCTTTATGTTGAG GTTTGTTTATGTGCCTGTCCCACATAATGCCACAGTCATATGTCAAGCACTGCATGAGTCCCTTGTTGAGTGGCATCTCGAGAGAAAGATGTCGACGGTGACTCTGGACAATTGCACACCGAATGATGAAGGTATGGAACATTTGCCAGATAAGTTGGATTTGAGATCTCTTCTATTGGAGGGTAAATATCTGCATATGCGCTGTGGCGCACATATGCTTAATCTGATTGTGAAAGATGGCATGGATCTCATGGAGAAGGGCATAGAGCGGGTTCGTGATAGTGTTGCATATTGGTCAGCTACTCCTGGGAGACATGAGAAATTTGAAAAAATGGCAGGGACTCTGAACATTGAATACAAGGAAAGGTTGTTTCTTGATTGTAAAACCAGATGGAATTCAACCTACAGAATGCTAACTATTGCATTAGAATACATCGAGATTTTTGAAACACTAAAGACACGTGAGAAATCATTTAGTTGTTGTCCAACCAAAGATGATTGGAAGTTTGCTAAGGAAGTTTGTGACAGGCTTAAAATTTTCTATGATGTCAGCGAGTCGTTTTCAGGCACTAAATATGTTACTGCAAATATGTTCTTCCGTAAAATATGTTGCATTCAGTTGGCAATACGGAAATGGGTTGCTAGTGACAATGAGCTTGTGCAAACAATGTCTGAGGAAATGAAGTGGAAATTTGACAAATATTGGAAAGATGTACTTGATCTTATGTCTGTTGCAACTGTTCTTGATCCAAGGTACAAGCTTCATATGTTGCAAGCTATTTTTGGTTCTCTCTATGGAACGGAATATGCAGCTGTGGAGGTTGAAAAAACAAGGAAGCTGATGGCTGATTTGCTGAAACAATATCAAGAAGCTGATGGGGTTGTGGCTACATCAGAGCCTGTTAGCACTGCTGCTGCAGAAGCTGGTGGAGAAATAGACATTATGGACATATTTGATCGATACATGTCCTCACGGCCTACTATCGGTGCTTCTCCAGTGCAGACAGAATTAGACTTGTACTTGGAAGAGCAAATTATCCGTAGAATACCAGATGAAGACATCATAACTTGGTGGAAGTATGGGGGTGCAAAGTATCCTACTTTGCAAAGAATTGCTCGTGATATACTGCCTATCCCTGCGTCAGCGGTGATATCAGAATCAGCCTTTAATACCAATGGCAGACTGCTTAGTCCACATCGTGGCCAACTTGCGCCAAGCATGGTAGAAGCTCTCATGTGTATGAAAGCTTGGTCCCGTGCTGACATGATAG GGGACGGCAATTCGACCCTCTGTGCagtatttcagagtgttcttgacGACGATGAAGAGATGATG AATGACTCTGAATCTATGATAACTGAAGACTAG
- the LOC123047125 gene encoding crossover junction endonuclease EME1: MATLAPVIEIIDDDDDDGVGVAASPPAVLSGRRGRATPPPAAAGDSPDFLEAFSPSPPAPKRRAAPSPAAALDSLNFLDAFTPSPSVPKRRASASASATPIVLDDDTPPPPRRRPSPTPILLLDDTPPSPFVPEIPDIAVAGTPPAYSTPRSSGPSSVPGSSSTGRAHDSYGASCPISLDSDDELDDFGTIEPLAKLILPGGNSSPQEEGDHNMEENARPINERKGRKRLNKEEKDKMIEEKKRQREEKRKQKEADKIKQAEQKKLAKEKADWGSGKNALESIVAKIDPKVIETGSIAGALLTMFSEKKLTYQVERNPMRGSILWKMVSPSDQEPALEPYILFVLHAEEFCDLISSGKFLDHVLEARSLYPTFTICYVTHKLMKYIYDRDQSQYKNSDSSNRWKRPPVEQVLCKLVTHYDRVHSKDCADEDQLAEHVVRLTTSLAKCKFRKQLSWLSVQANGVIVPNDFVNKDQLKKDTWFMSLLAIPKVKPRLALAIWKKYRTMRSLLSVYMDPNKSNREKELLLKDLKCEDNLGEESKKVGPVYSRRVYRMLMAENGAMEAEEAVKP; encoded by the exons atggcgaccCTGGCCCCCGTCATCGAGAtcatcgacgacgacgacgacgacggcgtcgGCGTGGCCGCCTCCCCTCCCGCGGTCCTCTCAGGCAGGCGCGGCCGCGCCACTCCCCCGCCCGCGGCGGCCGGCGACTCCCCGGACTTCCTCGAGGCCTTCTCCCCCTCCCCGCCCGCCCCGAAGAGGCGCGCCGCTCCCTCGCCCGCGGCGGCTCTCGACTCTCTCAACTTCCTCGATGCCTTCACCCCCTCCCCGTCCGTCCCGAAGCGGCGCGCCTCCGCGTCCGCGTCCGCGACCCCGATCGTCCTCGACGACGACACCCCTCCCCCGCCGAGGCGGCGCCCGTCCCCGACGCCCATCCTGCTCCTCGACGACACGCCTCCCTCGCCGTTCGTTCCGGAGATCCCGGACATTGCTGTCGCGGGGACACCGCCAGCCTACAGCACCCCGCGCTCGTCTGGGCCTTCCAGTGTCCCAGGCTCCTCTTCGACTGGCCGCGCGCATGATTCGTATG GAGCTTCTTGTCCAATATCTCTGGACAGTGATGACGAGTTGGATGACTTTGGGACCATAGAGCCATTGGCCAAGTTGATTTTACCCGGTGGAAATTCTTCTCCACAAGAAGAGGGTGACCACAACATGGAAGAGAATGCACGACCGATCAACGAAAGAAAG GGACGTAAGAGACTAAATAAAGAAGAGAAAGACAAAATGATCGAAGAGAAAAAACGACAGCGAGAG GAAAAAAGGAAGCAAAAAGAAGCTGATAAAATAAAACAAGCTGAGCAAAAGAAGTTGGCCAAAGAAAAAGCAGACTGGGGTTCAGGAAAAAACGCTTTAGAATCTATTGTCGCCAAGATTGACCCAAAGGTCATAGAAACTGGCTCAATCGCAG GTGCTCTCCTGACAATGTTTTCAGAAAAGAAACTTACCTATCAAGTTGAACGTAATCCAATGAGGGGATCAATTTTGTGGAAGATGGTTTCTCCAAGTGATCAG GAGCCAGCTTTGGAGCCATATATCCTATTTGTGCTCCATGCTGAGGAATTCTGTGATCTTATAAGCAGTGGAAAGTTCTTGGATCATGTTCTCGAAGCTCGAAGTCTCTATCCAACATTCACTATTTGCTATGTCACTCATAAATTGATGAAATACATATATGATAG AGATCAAAGCCAGTATAAGAATTCCGACAGTTCTAATAGATGGAAACGTCCACCTGTGGAACAG GTTTTGTGCAAATTAGTAACACACTACGATAGAGTTCATTCCAAGGATTGCGCAGATGAGGATCAACTAGCAGAGCACGTTGTTCGCTTGACAACTAGTCTTGCAAAATGCAAATTCAG GAAGCAATTGTCATGGTTATCTGTGCAAGCTAATGGTGTGATTGTCCCAAATGATTTTGTGAATAAAGATCAGCTTAAGAAGGATACTTG GTTTATGTCTTTACTAGCTATCCCCAAAGTCAAGCCAAGGCTTGCCCTGGCAATCTGGAAGAAGTACCGTACCATGAGATCTCTTCTGAGTGTATATATGGATCCCAATAAAAGT AATCGCGAGAAGGAGCTTTTGCTTAAAGACCTGAAGTGCGAAGATAACCTTGGCGAGGAAAGCAAAAAGGTGGGACCAGTATACTCTAGGAGGGTGTACAGAATGCTCATGGCAGAAAATGGGGCAATGGAAGCAGAAGAAGCTGTGAAACCCTAA